A part of Leishmania panamensis strain MHOM/PA/94/PSC-1 chromosome 34 sequence genomic DNA contains:
- the ALG11 gene encoding alpha-1,2-mannosyltransferase, putative (TriTrypDB/GeneDB-style sysID: LpmP.34.5080): MLSIIALMLATLALLCRHRKRAYARNTVGFLHAAAGAGGGGERVLWVALDGLQHADAVKGVERQYVVYTNEYKPADRSSTESSDQHLLSLIESQFSIRLLRPVRFIYMRPALTRWLSGDAYPRLTLLLQTFCGGAALFYEVAVANAVTPIVVETVGVPFVYPLLRLLAGCTVISYTHYPIISSAMTQRVRSGEVSHTNSVTMAQYRLLRCAKVVYYEMFTLLYRCMGFFPNMVLTNSSWTQRHVQSLFWPRTCIRLYAPCDVARFAAGSRPPALRSNRIVSIGQFRPEKNHMLQLEAFHAAVPRLPRDAKLVMIGGVRNADDRKRVAQLNARAKELGVEKQVEIHVNAAVTEVWTELGSCVIGLHTMRDEHFGIVLLEYLAAGCIPLGHRSGGVELDIINSPDLGFLAVTAEEYTAAMIEICEMRLHDPERYVQFQRRGSEHVKSFDDSNFRTRFVELVSKYVYAC, encoded by the coding sequence ATGCTCAGCATTATCGCTCTTATGCTTGCGACGCTTGCTCTGCTTTGTCGCCATCGAAAGCGTGCGTACGCAAGGAACACGGTTGGCTTCttgcacgctgcagcaggggcgGGTGGGGGCGGTGAGCGTGTGCTGTGGGTCGCCTTGGATGGACTGCAGCACGCAGATGCGGTCAAAGGCGTTGAGCGGCAGTACGTAGTCTATACAAACGAATATAAACCAGCAGACCGGTCGTCGACTGAGTCATCTGATCAGCACCTCCTTTCACTGATCGAAAGTCAGTTTAGCATTCGCCTTCTTCGACCTGTGCGCTTCATCTACATGCGTCCCGCCTTGACCCGGTGGCTCAGCGGTGACGCATACCCACGTCTGACGTTGCTCTTGCAAACCTTCTGTGGCGGAGCGGCTCTCTTTTACGAGGTGGCGGTCGCAAATGCGGTGACACCGATAGTGGTGGAAACGGTTGGGGTCCCATTTGTTTACCCTCTGCTTCGACTTCTCGCCGGGTGCACGGTGATCTCCTACACGCATTACCCCATCATCTCCTCCGCCATGACCCAGCGCGTGCGTAGCGGAGAAGTGAGTCACACTAACTCGGTGACCATGGCACAATAcaggctgctgcgctgcgccaagGTGGTCTACTACGAGATGTTCACACTTCTGTATCGCTGCATGGGATTTTTCCCGAACATGGTCTTGACAAACTCATCATGGACACAGAGGCATGTGCAATCTCTTTTTTGGCCACGCACGTGCATTCGACTGTACGCGCCCTGTGACGTCGCTCGCTTCGCCGCGGGGTCACGGccacctgcgctgcgcagcaacAGGATTGTCAGTATCGGTCAGTTCCGACCAGAGAAGAACCACATGCTGCAGCTCGAGGCCTTTcatgcagcagtgccgcggctgccgagGGATGCTAAGCTCGTTATGATCGGCGGTGTCCGCAACGCCGATGACCGAAAACGTGTTGCGCAGCTGAACGCCCGTGCAAAAGAGCTGGGCGTCGAGAAGCAGGTCGAGATACACGTGAATGCGGCAGTGACAGAGGTGTGGACTGAACTGGGGAGCTGCGTCATTGGGCTTCACACGATGCGTGACGAGCACTTTGGCATTGTACTGCTCGAGTACCTTGCCGCCGGTTGCATCCCTCTTGGACACCGGAGCGGTGGTGTCGAGCTTGACATTATCAACTCTCCAGATTTGGGATTTCTGGCCGTTACAGCGGAAGAGTACACAGCGGCCATGATTGAAATCTGCGAAATGCGGTTACACGACCCAGAGCGGTATGTTCAGTTTCAACGACGTGGAAGCGAGCATGTCAAGTCATTTGACGACAGTAACTTTCGCACCCGCTTTGTGGAGCTGGTGAGCAAGTACGTCTACGCCTGCTAG
- a CDS encoding hypothetical protein (TriTrypDB/GeneDB-style sysID: LpmP.34.5090), which produces MSYRSSESKKEEFRKYLESTQVVDALTRVLVNLYEEEEKPEDPVDYIKQVLGGASSADYEALQQENARLRAEVELLKKQVSGQAQ; this is translated from the coding sequence ATGTCGTACCGGTCGAGCGAgtcgaagaaggaggagttCCGCAAGTACCTCGAGTCCACGCAGGTAGTCGATGCCCTTACCCGTGTTTTGGTCAACCTctacgaagaggaggaaaaaccCGAGGACCCAGTGGACTACATCAAGCAGGTTCTTGGAGGTGCCTCGTCGGCCGActacgaggcgctgcagcaggaaaACGCGCGTCTCcgcgcagaggtggagctgctgaagaagcaGGTTAGTGGGCAGGCGCAGTAG